One genomic segment of Bos javanicus breed banteng chromosome 23, ARS-OSU_banteng_1.0, whole genome shotgun sequence includes these proteins:
- the GNMT gene encoding glycine N-methyltransferase, whose amino-acid sequence MRSRSRWPRRQGQARRRMVDSVYRTRSLGVAAEGLPDQYADGEAARVWQLYIGDTSSRTAEYKAWLLALLRQHGCQRVLDVACGTGVDSIMLVEEGFNVTSVDASDKMLKYALKERWNRRHDPAFDKWVIEEANWMTLDKDVPQPPGGGFDAVICLGNSFAHLPDCKGDQSEHQLALRNIASMVRSGGVLVIDHRNYDHILRTGCAPPGKNIYYKSDLTKDVTTSVLTVNNKAHMVTLDYTLQVPGTGQSGSPGLSKFRLSYYPHCLASFTELLRTAFGGKCQHTVLGDFKPYKPGQAYVPCYFIHVLKKTA is encoded by the exons ATGCGGAGCCGGAGCCGGTGGCCGCGGCGGCAGGGCCAGGCGCGTCGCAGGATGGTGGACAGCGTGTACCGGACCCGCTCCCTGGGGGTGGCGGCTGAAGGGCTCCCGGATCAGTACGCGGACGGAGAGGCGGCCCGCGTGTGGCAGCTCTACATCGGGGACACCAGCAGCCGCACAGCGGAGTACAAGGCCTGGCTGCTCGCGCTGCTGCGCCAGCACGGCTGCCAGCGGGTGCTCGACGTGGCCTGCGGCACCGG GGTGGACTCCATCATGCTGGTGGAAGAGGGCTTCAACGTGACAAGCGTGGATGCCAGTGACAAGATGCTGAAGTATGCTCTCAAGGAGCGCTGGAACCGGAGGCACGACCCTGCCTTTGACAAGTGGG TCATTGAAGAAGCTAACTGGATGACTCTGGACAAAGACGTGCCCCAACCACCAGGGGGTGGCTTCGATGCTGTCATCTGCCTTGGAAACAGTTTTGCCCACTTGCCAGACTGCAAAG GAGACCAGAGTGAGCACCAGCTGGCCCTGAGGAACATCGCAAGCATGGTGCGGTCGGGGGGTGTGCTGGTCATTGATCATCGCAACTACGACCACATCCTCCGCACGGGGTGTGCACCCCCAGGAAAAAACATCTACTATAAG AGTGACCTGACCAAGGACGTCACGACGTCAGTGCTGACCGTGAACAACAAGGCCCACATGGTGACCCTGGATTACACGCTGCAGGTGCCGGGGACTGGCCAGAGCGGCTCTCCTGGCTTGAG TAAGTTCCGGCTCTCCTACTACCCTCACTGCCTGGCATCCTTTACGGAGTTGCTTCGAACAGCTTTTGGGGGCAAGTGCCAGCACACCGTCCTGGGTGACTTCAAACCTTACAAGCCGGGCCAGGCCTACGTTCCCTGCTATTTCATCCACGTGCTCAAGAAGACGGCCTGA